The proteins below come from a single Cupriavidus sp. WKF15 genomic window:
- a CDS encoding long-chain-fatty-acid--CoA ligase: MMTTSPHWPHGLPDHLSAPETSLYANLEVAATRYPEKAALLYYGSAMSYRRLRSEVDAMAGFLQQHCGLTRGDRVVLYMQNSPQFIIAFYAILRADAVVVPVNPMNLTAELQYIVEDSGAKIAFVGDELLSNVEPLFDHQLDTVVGVRYADYLFAETDLALPDVITPVKRQAPQSMNSRCNVVDWVDALHHQCVPRQHDAGPNDLAVIPYTSGTTGRPKGCMHTHRTTMHVAVSCAEWPSVPKDTISLCSLPLFHVTGMQNCMNMPIFLGATVVLMTRWDARCAAQLIERHRVRTWVTIPTMLIDLLNQPDVGKFDLSSLSYLSGGGAAMPQALAKQIRERWNIPYVEGYGLSETMSATHINPPRRSKEQCLGIPIFDTESMVVDPSTFEPADVGAIGEILVHGPQVFEGYWRAPDATQDAFVEMDGKQYLRTGDLGYVDADGYFFMVDRVKRMINASGYKVWPAEVETMLFEHPAIQEACVISARDVRRGESVKAVVVVRDGFTVTEEQLIAWARERMASYKVPRLIQFASSLPRTASGKVQWRLLQEAEFQGGEAS, encoded by the coding sequence ATGATGACGACCTCACCGCATTGGCCTCATGGCTTGCCCGACCATCTCTCGGCACCGGAGACTTCCCTGTATGCCAACCTGGAAGTCGCCGCCACCCGCTATCCGGAAAAAGCAGCCTTGCTCTATTACGGCAGCGCGATGAGCTATCGCCGTCTGCGTAGCGAGGTTGATGCAATGGCTGGGTTCCTGCAGCAACACTGCGGCCTGACCCGCGGCGACCGTGTGGTGCTGTATATGCAGAACAGTCCTCAGTTCATCATCGCGTTCTACGCGATCCTGCGGGCCGATGCCGTCGTTGTTCCCGTCAATCCCATGAACCTGACTGCGGAGCTCCAATACATCGTCGAGGACAGCGGAGCCAAGATAGCCTTTGTCGGCGACGAACTTCTTTCAAATGTCGAGCCGCTATTTGACCATCAACTGGATACTGTCGTTGGTGTGCGCTACGCCGATTATCTATTCGCGGAGACCGACCTGGCGTTGCCCGATGTCATAACCCCAGTCAAACGCCAAGCACCGCAATCGATGAACTCGCGATGCAACGTCGTCGACTGGGTGGACGCACTGCACCATCAGTGCGTACCACGGCAACACGATGCCGGTCCCAACGATCTGGCAGTGATTCCTTATACCTCTGGGACGACCGGCCGACCAAAAGGATGCATGCATACTCACCGTACCACGATGCATGTCGCCGTTTCGTGCGCGGAATGGCCTTCAGTTCCGAAAGACACCATTTCTCTGTGCTCCTTGCCGCTGTTTCATGTGACGGGCATGCAGAATTGCATGAATATGCCGATCTTCCTCGGGGCTACGGTGGTGTTGATGACACGCTGGGACGCGAGGTGTGCGGCCCAGTTGATTGAGCGTCATCGGGTACGGACGTGGGTCACGATTCCGACCATGCTGATCGACCTCCTGAATCAGCCAGACGTCGGGAAGTTCGACCTGAGTTCGCTGTCGTACCTGAGCGGTGGGGGCGCTGCAATGCCGCAGGCGCTGGCCAAACAGATTCGCGAGCGATGGAATATTCCATATGTGGAGGGATATGGACTGTCGGAAACCATGTCGGCGACGCATATCAATCCGCCCCGGCGCAGTAAGGAACAGTGTCTCGGCATTCCGATCTTCGATACGGAATCGATGGTCGTCGACCCATCCACCTTTGAGCCTGCTGACGTGGGTGCCATCGGCGAAATACTGGTCCATGGGCCACAGGTTTTCGAAGGATACTGGCGGGCTCCGGATGCCACGCAAGACGCCTTCGTCGAAATGGATGGCAAGCAGTACTTGCGCACCGGTGACCTCGGCTATGTCGATGCCGATGGCTATTTCTTCATGGTTGACCGCGTCAAGCGGATGATCAACGCGTCCGGGTACAAGGTATGGCCCGCCGAAGTCGAGACAATGCTGTTCGAGCACCCGGCAATCCAGGAGGCCTGTGTGATTTCTGCACGCGATGTACGTCGTGGAGAATCAGTCAAGGCAGTCGTCGTCGTGCGCGATGGCTTCACTGTTACCGAAGAACAGCTCATTGCCTGGGCGCGCGAGCGAATGGCGTCATATAAGGTCCCGCGGCTCATCCAGTTCGCCTCTTCCCTGCCCCGTACAGCGAGCGGAAAGGTTCAATGGAGATTGCTGCAGGAAGCAGAGTTCCAGGGAGGCGAAGCATCATGA
- a CDS encoding AraC family transcriptional regulator — MDPLSDVFHLLKVDSVLAARLEVYGPWSLRFSAYEHIKFGGILEGAFWLWFEDGAPPVELRAGDFYLLTQGQAYCTGSDPSLPPVDGREVLATSLCADGIVRYGRSGEKVSAAGGRFVFDADTSELLLKSLPPLIHVPAASETAPALRAMLDLLRLETETLRPGASVVAAGLANMVLVQVLREYLASGAHAPGWLGALADPKIGTALALIHEDVARRWKVDELAAAVAMSRTTFAERFRTLVGMTPIDYLTDWRIAKAGAALREGKSIASVAESIGYGSEAAFNSAFKRIVGQSPGRYRQSQSAA; from the coding sequence ATGGACCCGCTCTCGGATGTCTTTCACCTGCTCAAAGTCGACAGCGTGCTGGCGGCACGGCTGGAAGTGTATGGCCCCTGGTCGCTGCGCTTTTCGGCTTATGAACACATCAAGTTCGGTGGCATCCTGGAAGGTGCTTTCTGGCTATGGTTCGAAGATGGCGCACCGCCGGTCGAGCTAAGGGCGGGCGATTTCTATCTGTTGACTCAAGGGCAGGCGTACTGCACCGGAAGCGACCCTTCACTTCCTCCCGTCGACGGCCGTGAAGTGCTTGCCACGAGCCTTTGTGCAGACGGGATCGTGCGTTATGGCCGCAGCGGGGAGAAGGTCAGTGCAGCCGGAGGGCGCTTCGTGTTCGACGCCGATACCAGCGAACTCTTGCTGAAGTCCTTGCCGCCGCTTATCCATGTTCCGGCTGCTTCTGAAACAGCTCCGGCGCTGCGGGCCATGCTCGATCTGCTGCGACTTGAAACGGAGACGCTCCGCCCGGGCGCGTCGGTTGTCGCAGCGGGCCTCGCGAACATGGTACTTGTGCAAGTCCTGCGCGAATATTTGGCGTCGGGAGCGCATGCGCCGGGTTGGCTTGGCGCGCTGGCCGATCCAAAGATCGGGACCGCCCTTGCCCTCATCCATGAGGACGTAGCCCGGCGTTGGAAAGTCGATGAATTGGCGGCGGCGGTGGCCATGTCGCGCACGACGTTTGCCGAGCGCTTCAGGACGCTAGTCGGCATGACGCCCATCGATTATCTGACCGATTGGCGTATCGCAAAAGCTGGCGCCGCGCTGCGAGAAGGGAAAAGTATAGCTTCGGTCGCCGAAAGCATCGGCTATGGTTCAGAGGCTGCCTTCAATTCCGCGTTCAAACGGATCGTTGGGCAAAGTCCAGGGCGCTACCGGCAATCGCAATCCGCGGCATGA
- a CDS encoding phosphotransferase: protein MKNHPQQLDLARLADYLEDHLPGIEGPIVAEKFSGGQSNPTFLLHARSGRYVLRRQPPGMLLKSAHAVDREFRMLSALTGTAVPVAQPYHLCEDREVIGSMFYVMSFEEGRIFWNPALPEVPRLDRASCYEAMLVAMAALHDIDVNAAGLGDFGRPGNYFERQIGIWTKQYRAAETERLSAMEALIEWLPTACPPERGQTGLLHGDFRIDNVMFESGNHRVKAILDWELSTLGDPLADLAYFCMCLRLPSDGYITGLAGQDRTALGVPQEDQLVARYCELRGIGPIQNWHFYLAFSFFRLAAIAQGVRQRALMGNASSTEALRAGAMAGSLAEEAVRLIDACH, encoded by the coding sequence ATGAAAAACCATCCGCAGCAACTTGATCTCGCCAGGCTGGCGGACTATCTCGAAGACCATCTTCCGGGTATCGAAGGGCCGATCGTTGCGGAGAAATTCTCCGGCGGTCAGTCGAATCCGACCTTTCTGTTACACGCTCGAAGTGGGCGGTACGTGCTCAGGCGGCAGCCGCCGGGGATGCTGCTGAAGTCTGCGCATGCGGTGGACCGCGAGTTCCGCATGCTGTCCGCACTGACGGGCACGGCGGTGCCGGTTGCACAACCCTATCACCTCTGCGAGGACCGCGAGGTAATTGGCAGCATGTTTTATGTGATGAGCTTCGAAGAGGGGCGAATCTTTTGGAATCCCGCGCTGCCGGAGGTTCCCAGGCTGGACCGTGCTTCATGCTACGAAGCGATGCTGGTAGCCATGGCGGCGTTGCACGATATCGATGTCAATGCTGCTGGCCTAGGCGATTTCGGTCGTCCCGGTAACTATTTCGAACGGCAGATCGGCATTTGGACGAAGCAGTATCGGGCGGCGGAAACGGAGCGGCTCAGCGCAATGGAGGCACTCATTGAATGGCTGCCGACAGCCTGTCCGCCAGAGCGGGGGCAAACGGGCCTTTTGCATGGCGATTTCCGGATAGACAACGTGATGTTTGAATCGGGCAATCATCGGGTGAAGGCCATACTCGACTGGGAGCTGTCGACGCTCGGAGATCCGCTCGCAGACCTGGCGTACTTTTGCATGTGCCTGCGACTGCCATCGGACGGATACATCACGGGGCTAGCAGGCCAAGACCGTACTGCGCTTGGAGTGCCGCAAGAAGACCAGCTCGTCGCACGTTATTGCGAACTACGTGGCATTGGGCCGATCCAGAACTGGCATTTCTATCTCGCATTCAGTTTCTTCCGTCTTGCGGCCATTGCGCAAGGCGTAAGGCAGCGTGCGCTCATGGGCAACGCGTCAAGCACAGAGGCTCTGCGGGCCGGGGCAATGGCAGGATCGCTGGCGGAAGAGGCGGTGCGGCTGATCGATGCTTGCCACTGA
- a CDS encoding TetR/AcrR family transcriptional regulator: MKTLRADGLETRARLKEAAQRLFALRGVEGVTVQEIVSAAGQRNSAALHYHFGSKRELLKELVLDGAQLIDARRQEMLDQMEATKTLTVRGVIEALAYPLLELGKKTGQYTYIRMIATVQLTDREVLREAVGDTWNTGYRRCLAHLRQLLHDIPSEVLHQRLTLVGIYGSSAWAAWEAAADSTGGSRFWEPAYSVSNVIDTLEAVMEAAPSQPTLAMIARINNSEHSTNLQ; encoded by the coding sequence GTGAAAACCCTCAGGGCCGATGGTCTGGAGACGCGCGCTCGCCTGAAGGAGGCAGCGCAGCGTCTGTTTGCCTTACGTGGTGTAGAAGGGGTGACGGTGCAGGAAATCGTGTCGGCAGCCGGCCAGCGAAACAGCGCCGCGCTCCATTACCACTTCGGATCCAAGCGCGAGCTGCTCAAGGAGCTAGTCCTCGACGGTGCCCAGCTTATTGACGCACGTCGCCAAGAGATGCTTGACCAGATGGAGGCAACAAAGACGTTGACAGTGCGCGGCGTAATTGAGGCACTTGCGTATCCGCTGCTCGAGCTGGGCAAGAAGACAGGGCAGTACACCTACATTCGCATGATCGCGACCGTGCAACTCACCGACCGAGAGGTACTCCGTGAAGCGGTGGGCGACACATGGAATACGGGCTACCGGCGCTGCCTGGCGCACCTTAGGCAACTGCTCCACGATATCCCATCGGAGGTTCTCCACCAGCGTCTAACGCTGGTCGGCATTTATGGCAGTTCCGCCTGGGCTGCATGGGAGGCTGCCGCGGATTCGACCGGCGGAAGCCGGTTCTGGGAGCCTGCCTACAGTGTTTCCAATGTGATAGACACCCTGGAGGCCGTCATGGAAGCGGCACCGTCCCAACCAACGCTAGCGATGATTGCCCGTATAAACAATAGCGAGCACTCGACCAACCTACAGTGA
- a CDS encoding DUF485 domain-containing protein encodes MPTSSPSQCIREHPRFRELTARKSRLSRTLLVIVLLPYYVLLALVAFGPNTLRHLIGPGTTINVGILFAILNIVLGWTATAIYVHRANKDFDEVNSQILREVGR; translated from the coding sequence ATGCCCACTTCATCACCCTCGCAATGCATCCGAGAGCATCCTCGGTTCCGAGAGCTGACCGCTCGCAAGTCGCGCCTTTCACGCACTCTCCTTGTCATCGTCCTCCTACCTTACTACGTGCTCCTCGCACTTGTAGCCTTTGGTCCGAACACACTGCGTCACTTGATTGGGCCTGGTACGACGATCAACGTGGGCATCCTCTTTGCCATTCTCAATATTGTTCTTGGATGGACGGCTACGGCGATCTATGTTCACCGTGCCAACAAGGACTTTGACGAGGTCAACAGCCAGATTCTGAGAGAGGTGGGACGATGA
- a CDS encoding alpha/beta hydrolase fold domain-containing protein: MRVVIVGAGIGGLCAAISLRQRGIDVTVLEQAERLSEVGAGIQIASNGALLLRELGVEEDLAAIATQPDAFDYRDLATGKRLYLAPLGPEAAERYGAPMYNVHRADLIDILARALPSDVVRVGAKVAGVGQNSQRAWVDLVNGERVEADAVVGADGIHSAVRAALRGPEKTQFANILMWRALIPAHKLKGLSLPVRGNNWFGPGRTIISYWVRPDLYSILASVPAAEVHRESWSASGDVEELRRSFEGAEPTVTALLDQVETSFITGMYYRDPIEQWTTGRITLLGDAAHAMVPFLAQGACQSIEDAWTLATTLARVGEASIPERLLEYERRRQPRTTRVQSGARAIVKMVHESDPGRVRVRNGRWKGMARIDPLAETSWAFVWGHDERLAAQRAPGEVVGLANAREGRRMQRAESQRAFDIWKSTFSPEDVARGHDGMREAYERMLLTHFPAPRHASVEDVELNGVQALRVRAAEASRSNPVVLHFHGGAYVLGSAHSSLEYAHRIAEAVDGDCYTVEYRLAPEHPYPAAIDDALDAYRGLLASGVSPEQIMLSGESCGGGLALALAIAIRDAGLPAPAGVFAVCPFTDLTLSGPTVQAHSGDDPAAHRDSLSLLGASYFQGHEPTDPRVSPLFGNLRGLPPLFLAAVEGEVLLSDTTRLADKAVASGVDTTLRVIEDSVHVFTLFPFLPEARQIFAEFAAWSHERINVSTHALPTA, from the coding sequence ATGAGAGTAGTTATTGTAGGCGCGGGCATCGGCGGCCTCTGCGCGGCCATCTCGTTGCGGCAACGTGGCATCGACGTGACTGTGCTGGAACAGGCTGAAAGGCTGTCAGAGGTAGGTGCAGGAATCCAAATTGCGAGCAATGGAGCACTTTTGCTGCGTGAACTGGGCGTTGAGGAAGATCTTGCTGCCATTGCCACCCAGCCTGATGCCTTTGACTATCGTGATCTCGCAACTGGCAAGCGACTCTACCTGGCACCCCTCGGCCCAGAGGCTGCCGAGCGCTATGGTGCGCCGATGTACAACGTCCATCGCGCCGACCTGATCGACATCCTTGCGCGGGCCTTGCCTTCGGACGTTGTCCGGGTTGGTGCCAAAGTTGCTGGGGTCGGGCAGAACTCTCAGCGAGCGTGGGTGGATCTCGTCAATGGTGAACGGGTCGAGGCTGACGCGGTCGTCGGAGCCGATGGCATTCACTCCGCAGTGCGCGCCGCGCTGCGGGGACCGGAAAAGACACAGTTCGCCAACATCCTGATGTGGCGTGCGCTAATCCCAGCTCACAAGCTCAAGGGTTTGTCGCTTCCCGTACGCGGCAACAACTGGTTCGGACCAGGTCGTACGATTATTTCGTATTGGGTGCGCCCGGATCTGTACAGCATTCTCGCCTCCGTGCCGGCGGCGGAAGTGCATCGCGAAAGCTGGAGTGCCAGCGGCGATGTTGAGGAGCTGCGACGATCATTTGAGGGCGCGGAGCCGACGGTCACTGCCTTGCTGGACCAAGTGGAAACCAGCTTTATCACCGGGATGTACTACCGGGACCCGATTGAGCAATGGACCACTGGGCGCATCACGCTCCTTGGCGATGCGGCGCACGCCATGGTGCCTTTTCTGGCGCAGGGCGCATGCCAGTCCATCGAGGACGCATGGACACTGGCGACTACCCTCGCACGGGTGGGCGAAGCGAGTATCCCCGAACGGTTGCTTGAATATGAACGACGCAGGCAACCACGCACGACGCGCGTACAGTCCGGCGCCCGCGCCATTGTGAAGATGGTGCACGAGTCGGATCCTGGGCGTGTGCGAGTTCGGAACGGCCGGTGGAAAGGCATGGCTCGAATCGATCCGCTTGCGGAGACATCCTGGGCCTTTGTATGGGGCCACGACGAACGCCTCGCAGCTCAGCGGGCTCCAGGCGAAGTGGTAGGCCTCGCCAACGCCCGGGAGGGAAGGCGCATGCAGCGGGCCGAGAGCCAGCGTGCATTTGATATCTGGAAGAGTACCTTCTCACCGGAAGACGTGGCTCGCGGCCATGATGGCATGCGCGAGGCCTACGAGCGAATGCTCCTCACTCATTTTCCGGCACCGCGCCATGCCTCTGTAGAGGATGTCGAGCTTAACGGCGTCCAGGCACTGCGCGTCCGGGCGGCTGAGGCTTCGCGGTCCAACCCCGTTGTGTTGCACTTTCACGGCGGCGCGTATGTTCTCGGCTCGGCGCACAGTTCGCTGGAGTACGCACACCGCATTGCCGAGGCAGTCGATGGGGACTGCTACACAGTGGAATACCGGCTTGCACCCGAGCATCCGTATCCCGCGGCCATCGATGATGCGCTGGATGCCTACCGCGGTCTTCTGGCTTCCGGTGTTTCCCCTGAACAGATCATGCTCAGTGGCGAATCGTGCGGCGGTGGACTGGCCCTGGCCCTGGCCATAGCAATCCGCGACGCCGGCCTGCCCGCACCCGCTGGTGTCTTCGCGGTTTGTCCCTTTACCGACCTGACGTTGAGCGGCCCGACTGTTCAGGCGCACTCCGGAGATGACCCGGCAGCCCACCGTGACTCGCTCAGCCTGCTCGGCGCCTCGTACTTCCAGGGGCACGAACCAACCGATCCACGCGTGTCGCCGTTGTTCGGGAACCTTCGTGGCCTACCGCCGCTTTTCCTTGCGGCTGTCGAAGGAGAGGTGCTCTTGAGCGATACCACGCGATTGGCCGACAAAGCTGTGGCAAGCGGGGTCGATACGACTCTGCGCGTGATCGAGGACTCTGTGCATGTCTTCACGCTATTCCCGTTCTTGCCCGAAGCACGGCAAATTTTTGCTGAATTCGCTGCCTGGAGCCATGAGCGCATCAATGTCTCAACTCATGCGCTGCCGACGGCCTGA
- a CDS encoding SDR family oxidoreductase produces the protein MSTIKDKVVVITGASSGIGEAAALLLAERGAKVVLGARGEHRLRDLADRLAKARGLCAWACTDVRRREDMSQLVKLACERFGQLDVLINNAGVGPISPLDELRVDDWEDMIDVNIKGVLNGIAAALPLFRRQGFGHFINTASTAAHRIAPNMAVYAATKSAVRAISEGLRQEAGDKLRVTVISPGFTRTNFAESMTNPEAKAQISASMDKFAMSPDAIARAIAFAIEQPADVDVGEIIVRPTAQG, from the coding sequence ATGTCGACAATCAAGGACAAGGTCGTTGTCATCACCGGTGCAAGCAGCGGAATCGGCGAGGCAGCGGCACTGCTACTGGCTGAGCGCGGGGCGAAGGTGGTGCTGGGCGCCCGTGGGGAGCATCGACTGCGCGACCTCGCCGATCGCCTTGCCAAGGCGCGGGGACTATGTGCTTGGGCATGCACAGACGTTAGGCGCCGAGAAGACATGTCGCAACTCGTGAAACTGGCATGCGAGCGATTCGGTCAGCTCGACGTGCTGATCAACAACGCTGGTGTCGGGCCGATTTCTCCTCTCGACGAGCTGCGCGTGGACGATTGGGAAGACATGATCGACGTGAACATCAAAGGCGTGCTGAACGGCATTGCAGCGGCGTTACCGCTCTTTCGTAGGCAGGGCTTCGGCCACTTCATCAATACCGCCTCTACCGCCGCCCATCGCATCGCGCCGAACATGGCGGTCTACGCCGCGACCAAGAGTGCGGTGCGCGCGATCTCGGAGGGGTTAAGGCAGGAGGCGGGAGACAAACTGCGTGTAACGGTCATTTCACCCGGCTTCACGCGGACGAATTTTGCAGAATCGATGACCAACCCGGAAGCCAAGGCGCAAATCTCCGCCTCGATGGATAAATTCGCCATGTCGCCGGACGCCATAGCCCGGGCGATTGCGTTTGCAATCGAGCAACCGGCCGATGTTGACGTGGGCGAGATTATCGTCCGCCCCACAGCGCAGGGATAG
- a CDS encoding LysR family transcriptional regulator, protein MELEIKARKVTQEAGLARLGKIDFHTLYAFAALLRCRSVSRAAALMEVSQPAMSRTLDRLRNIFQDALLVREGNHMLLTSHGKELLPIVEKLLETTTQLAGVNAPFDASTHVRHFSLACNEHIQLSLAPPLLIALRTAAPSITAQFSPLHRSGAVDGLASGELDLCVGSAFPSAPGIRTRLLYSEKFVCIMRKPRRTGGIARISLKDFCSLPHLDVSPTGLTLLGELINRAIRKQGGSRQVVYTISSFMAAPQIVSETDMICAIPARTAKRLALPDNVVVAELAFEAPATDVSMFWHNLTDRDAACAWLRTEIRRALPAQ, encoded by the coding sequence ATGGAGCTCGAAATCAAAGCACGCAAAGTTACCCAGGAAGCTGGCCTGGCCCGGCTGGGCAAGATTGACTTTCATACCCTGTACGCGTTTGCTGCTCTCTTGCGGTGCCGTAGCGTCTCGCGTGCCGCGGCTCTAATGGAAGTCTCACAGCCGGCTATGAGTCGAACGCTCGACCGTCTGCGCAATATATTCCAGGATGCTCTACTAGTGCGTGAGGGGAACCATATGCTGCTGACTTCGCACGGCAAGGAGTTGCTGCCAATCGTGGAAAAGCTGCTGGAAACCACGACGCAGTTGGCCGGTGTCAACGCGCCTTTCGATGCATCCACTCATGTGCGACATTTTTCACTGGCGTGCAATGAACATATTCAGCTCTCGCTGGCTCCTCCCTTACTGATCGCCCTGCGCACCGCAGCCCCCTCCATCACCGCGCAGTTCAGTCCATTGCATCGGAGTGGCGCCGTCGATGGCTTGGCAAGCGGCGAGCTCGATCTATGCGTTGGTTCCGCCTTTCCCTCTGCGCCGGGCATCCGTACTCGGTTGCTGTACTCCGAAAAGTTCGTCTGCATCATGCGCAAGCCGCGCCGTACCGGGGGAATTGCCAGGATCAGCCTAAAGGACTTCTGCAGCCTGCCTCACTTGGATGTCTCGCCCACTGGCCTTACCTTGCTGGGCGAACTGATCAACCGCGCTATCCGCAAGCAAGGCGGATCTCGGCAGGTCGTGTACACCATTTCCAGCTTCATGGCAGCGCCGCAGATCGTCAGCGAGACCGACATGATCTGCGCCATCCCGGCAAGGACAGCCAAGCGGCTGGCTTTGCCGGATAACGTTGTGGTGGCCGAGCTTGCCTTTGAGGCGCCTGCCACGGATGTCTCGATGTTCTGGCACAACCTTACCGACCGCGACGCAGCTTGTGCTTGGCTGCGCACCGAGATCCGCCGCGCGCTACCCGCACAATAA
- a CDS encoding c-type cytochrome: MPGKNIHVVPTRRLVVPVVLGALAGLAGAAGDARADVAAGQSKAQACFACHGPQGNSTNPAYPVLAGQTARYLYLQLRDFKEKRRSDPAMSPMAAPLSREDMQDLADYFAAQKPLPSSYKVEAARVDAGEKKADEVLCMTCHLGGFSGQNEIPRVAGQKYAYIVKQLEDFRAKRRTNDAGNMTSVSRNLTDDDIKNLASYITNLN; the protein is encoded by the coding sequence ATGCCAGGGAAGAACATCCATGTCGTGCCTACGCGGCGTCTTGTCGTGCCCGTCGTGCTTGGCGCATTGGCTGGGCTGGCAGGAGCTGCCGGCGACGCGCGCGCGGACGTCGCCGCGGGCCAGTCCAAGGCACAGGCCTGCTTCGCCTGCCACGGACCGCAAGGCAACTCTACCAACCCCGCCTATCCGGTGCTGGCCGGCCAGACGGCACGGTACCTCTACCTGCAGTTGCGCGACTTCAAGGAAAAGCGGCGCAGCGACCCGGCCATGTCACCGATGGCGGCGCCGTTGTCGCGCGAAGACATGCAGGACCTGGCGGACTACTTCGCGGCGCAGAAGCCGCTGCCCTCGAGCTACAAGGTCGAAGCCGCGCGCGTGGATGCCGGAGAAAAAAAGGCTGACGAAGTGCTTTGCATGACGTGCCACTTGGGCGGCTTCTCCGGGCAGAACGAGATCCCCCGCGTCGCCGGCCAAAAGTACGCGTACATCGTCAAGCAGCTCGAGGATTTCCGTGCGAAGCGGCGCACCAACGATGCCGGCAACATGACCAGCGTGTCACGCAACCTGACCGACGACGACATCAAGAACCTGGCCAGCTACATCACCAACCTGAACTGA
- a CDS encoding NAD(P)H-dependent oxidoreductase: protein MKVLIVHAHPEPKSFSSALKDLAVNELQKAGHEIVLSDLYAMKFNPVASSADFGKRVDPDYCVYALEQRNGVSSSTISADIQQELDKLLQCDLLVLNFPLFWFSTPAILKGWIDRVLVSGRVYGGKRFYDRGGLRGKRVLVSITLGGQQHMFAKNGVHGPLDDMLKHLLRGTLAYTGLAVLPPFVAWHVPYVTHDDRVAMLASWREHILSLNEQIPLSFPSLNDFDDLLHPLRDVE from the coding sequence ATGAAAGTCCTAATTGTTCACGCCCATCCAGAACCGAAGTCATTCAGTTCTGCGCTAAAAGACCTTGCAGTAAACGAACTTCAAAAGGCAGGCCACGAAATAGTGCTTTCCGATCTCTACGCGATGAAGTTTAATCCGGTTGCGTCTTCGGCAGATTTTGGAAAAAGAGTAGACCCGGACTATTGTGTCTATGCGCTGGAACAGCGCAACGGCGTATCCTCTAGCACAATAAGCGCGGACATTCAACAAGAGCTTGACAAGCTCCTGCAGTGTGATCTCCTTGTGCTGAACTTTCCGCTGTTCTGGTTTTCGACACCAGCTATCCTGAAGGGCTGGATTGACCGAGTGCTGGTGTCGGGTAGGGTGTACGGCGGTAAGCGTTTCTATGATCGTGGAGGCCTTCGCGGAAAGCGTGTCTTAGTAAGCATCACGCTGGGTGGTCAACAGCATATGTTTGCTAAAAATGGAGTCCATGGGCCGCTCGATGACATGCTCAAACACCTATTGCGGGGCACGCTGGCCTACACTGGGCTTGCGGTGCTACCCCCGTTTGTTGCATGGCATGTTCCGTACGTTACCCACGACGATCGCGTTGCCATGTTGGCGTCCTGGCGGGAACACATTCTCTCCCTTAACGAGCAGATTCCTCTATCATTTCCGAGCCTCAATGACTTCGATGACTTACTTCACCCGCTTAGAGACGTCGAGTAG